ATGACGAAGCTAGAAAATACTAAATCGTTTAAGTGAGAAAGTAAAAATTATTATAACTTTCATCAAAATACTGTTAAGTAATTGAAATTTTTCTTTCTTATAATAAAAGTATATTACAAAAGAGAGGTGATACCCGATGAGTACAAAAACAGAAGTATCAACATCCTCAGATGTTTCGTTAAGAAAGAAAAGAGGAGCAGTTAAAAGAACAGAAAGTTTAGCAGGGTTTTTATTTGTATCACCTATGCTGATCGGTGTTTCGATTTTAGTTTTACTGCCAATTTTCGCTACTTTTATTCTTAGTTTTGCAGATTGGAAGTTTATTCAAAGTATTGATCAGTTAAAGTGGGTAGGCTTTGATAACTTTAAAGATTTGATGGATGATAAGGTGTTTTTAAAGTCTCTATTAAATAATGCACTCTTCATTTTTACTGTACCTATTTGTATGGCAATTTCATTATTATTAGCTGTGGTTATCGATAAAAGCGTTTACATGAAGAGCTATTTTAAAGTCGCATTTTTCATGCCATATATTTCAAGTGTCGTAGCAATTGCGGTTGTCTGGCAGGTATTATTCCATCCTTCTGCAGGACCTATCAACCAAACATTGATGGCTTTAGGAATTGCCGATCCACCAAAGTGGATTGCCGATCCGGATTTTGCATTAATTTCAGTTATGTTAATTCAAATTTGGATATCGATTGGCTTTAACTTGATTATCTATATTGCAGGTTTACAATCGATTCCACAAGAACTATATGAGGCAGCAGATATGGATGGAGCAAATTCATGGGTGAAATTTCGCCATATCACGTTTCCAATGGTGTCTCCAACATCCTTTTTCTTGTTAATTACAGGTATTATTTCGACGTTTAAAGTATTTGACTTGATCGCTGTATTAACAAAAGGTGGTCCTCTACATTCAACAAGTATGCTTGTATGGCACTTATATGATACAGCTTTTGTTAACCTAGACATAGGTTATTCCTCAGCAATCGCAGTAATCTTATTCTTGATTGTTTTCTTAATTACGATCTTCCAATGGATTGGTCAGAAAAAATGGGTTAATTATTAAAGGGGGGATAATATGACAAGCCGTTTAAATGTTCAAAAAATAATGATCACCATCATCATATTCATCGTTAGTATCATGTTTTTACTGCCCTTTGTTTGGATGCTTTCAACGTCATTTAAGATAGAAGCTGATGTATTTAAGTTTCCGATTCAATGGATACCAGAAAGATGGAATGGTTTTAATAACTACCAACAAGTATGGTTTGGTGAATTTCCGTTTTACCTTTA
This Metabacillus endolithicus DNA region includes the following protein-coding sequences:
- a CDS encoding carbohydrate ABC transporter permease, whose protein sequence is MSTKTEVSTSSDVSLRKKRGAVKRTESLAGFLFVSPMLIGVSILVLLPIFATFILSFADWKFIQSIDQLKWVGFDNFKDLMDDKVFLKSLLNNALFIFTVPICMAISLLLAVVIDKSVYMKSYFKVAFFMPYISSVVAIAVVWQVLFHPSAGPINQTLMALGIADPPKWIADPDFALISVMLIQIWISIGFNLIIYIAGLQSIPQELYEAADMDGANSWVKFRHITFPMVSPTSFFLLITGIISTFKVFDLIAVLTKGGPLHSTSMLVWHLYDTAFVNLDIGYSSAIAVILFLIVFLITIFQWIGQKKWVNY